Part of the Nicotiana sylvestris chromosome 2, ASM39365v2, whole genome shotgun sequence genome, TTTGAATGCAGTCCTATAGGCCCAAAGTGCATCATCAAGCTTcttcgcccaatcagttcttgtggcgttcacagtcTTGGTTAGTACACTTTTTATCTCTCTGTTGGACACTTTAACCTGCCCACTAGTTTGCGGATGATAaggggtagccaccttgtggcgtacatcatactttgcaagcaatttctcgaaggctctattacagaagtgagtgcctccatcACTGATGATCGCTCTTGGTGTCCTAAATCGGGTGAATATGTTCATTTTCAAAAATCCTACCACCACTCTTACATTATTAGTGGGCAACGCtgtagcttctacccatttagacacgtaatccacaacaataagtatgtacttattgccaaatgagctgacgaagggacccatgaagtcaatcccttAAACATCAAACACCTCAACCTCTTGAatcgggttcatgggcatctcatggcaacgggaaatgttcccggttcgCTGACATTCATCACAACCCTTCACCCATAGGTGTGCATCTctaaacactgttggccaaaagaatCCGGCCTCTAGCACTTTTGCAGCTGTCCTGacccctccaaaatgtcctccatatgttgatgcgtgacaagcctgcaaaagagaagattgttctatctcggggacacacctccgaATCATATTATCAAAACATAGtctaaacaaataaggctcgtaccaataatacatgcggcaatcacgataaaactttttcttttggacAGGTGAAAGGTCATAGGAAAGTATACCACatgccaggtaatttgcaaagtctgcataccatggtgCTTCCTCAAGACTAGTTGTgagcagctgctcgtctggaaaggtttccagaatctCTTCGACCTCGACTGCTTTTttagctccctcaagtcgtgatagatgatcagcgacttgattttctgtgcccttacgatcatgaattttgaggtcaaATTCTTGCAATAGCAGCACCCAACGAAACAGGCGTGgcttagactccttcttctcaatcaagtacctgagagctgtatggtcagtgtatacaattaccttggagccaatcagatatgatctgaacttgtcaaAAGAAAACACCACCGCCAACATCTCCTTCTCTGTCACAGTGTAATTGAGTTGTGCACCACTTAGCATTCTGTTTGCGTAGTAAATTGGGTGCATCAGCTTATCCTTTCGCTGccccaagactgctcctatggCATAGTCAcctgcgtcacacatgagctcaaatggttgctcccagttgggtgcaacaatgatgggtgcagtcACCAACCTCTTCTTTAGTTCCTCAAATGCCAACTTccaatcattagaaaacacaaagggctgatccttttcaaggagtttgcataatgggttagcaattttggaaaaatcttttatgaatcgCCGGTAGAACCCGGCGTGTCCCAGGAAACTTCTCACCGCCTTGACTGAAGTGGGCGGTGGTAACTTTTCAATCAcgtcaaccttagcatggtcGACTTCAATTCCTTTACTGGACACTCGATGTCCCAGGACTATCCCTTcctgtaccataaaatggcacttctcccagtttaGCACTAAATTTGTCTTCACACATCTTTTAAGCACTATTTTTAAATTGTGAAGACAGTCTTCGAATGAATCTCCTACCatggagaaatcatccatgatgacctccataatatcctccaccatatctgtgaaaatggctaacatgcaccgttgaaatgtcgtcggtgcattgcaaagcccaaaaggcattctccgaaaggcGAAAATGCCATACGGATAAGTGAAGGATGTTTTCTGTCTATCTTCGGGGGCTATTgatatttgattgtaccccgaatatccatCTAAGAAATAGAAGTGCGATCGGCCAGCCAACCtatccaacatttggtcaataaaAGGCAAGGGGaagtggtccttccgggtggctGTGTTCAATTTTTGGTAGTCCATGCAAATCCTCCATCCCGTAACTGTAcgagttgagatcaactcattgttctcaTGATGCACAACAGTCATTCccccctttttcggcacacattggacATGGCTGACCCAattgctatcagagatggggaagatgattctcgcatctaaccatttgatcacttccttcTTTACTACCTCTTTCATGTTCGGGTTCAGCCTTCGCTgatgttctctggaaggtttgtgGCCTTCTTCCAAGAGAATCTTATGCATACAAAAGGCTGGGTTGATACCCTTAATATCTGCCATAGTCTAGCCAATGTCAGTCTTACTTTCCTGCAGTACCCGTAAGAGCTGTTCTACTTGCACATCTAGCAAATCGGATGATATAATAATAGGCAAAGTAGAATCAGGGCCTAAGAAAACATACCTGAGGTGATCtagaagtggcttcaactccagctTGGGTGGTTCCTCTATTGATGGCTTTGCTGGAGGTGTAGCACTTTTTTCTaactcaagggactcgaactgAGGTTCCCTTGTCCAGAATCCTCGGCCCTCAAGTGCCATGACCCATTCAGCTAACCCTTCaccatccatctcttctaaatttgTCAGACATGCCTCTAATGGATCTTTAACAGTCAGGGTCACATCATCTTCTTGCAGGATCACATCTACTGCCTCCATTAGAGAGTAATTAGCATATTCGCTGGGTCTCCTCATAGATTGCTGGACATTGAATATGAGTTATTCATCGTTCAGTCTTATTTTTAATTCCCCAGTCTCACAATCGATCAATGCTCTTCCAGTGGCCAAAAATGGTCTACCCAAAATGAGAGGTATCTCTTCATCTACCTGACAATCCAGAATAACAAAGTCTGCAGGGAACACGAACTTCCCcacttgcaccaacacatcatcaagaataCCAGTTGGCCTTTTCACCGTGTGGTCAGCCAGCTGTAGCAGCATCGAAGTCGGCCTAGCTCTACCAATGCCCAGTTTGGTGTACATAGCCAGCGACATCAGATTTATGctggctcccaaatcacataatgcctttgcaaaggcataactCCCAATTGTGCATGGAATAGTGAAGCTACCTGGATCAGACATCTTTTGAGCCATCGGTCTCGTCACTACTGCGCTATAGGTTTGTGTTAGAGTCACAGTGGAAATatcctgaaaatcaaacttcCGTGACATTAGATCCTTCATCATCTTTGCATAACCGGGCATCTCCCTCAAGGCATCCATCAAAGGAATATTTAACTAAATTTGATGCAACATCTCCATGAATTTCTTGTATTGGTCTGACTTCTTTTGTCTTACCAGTCTCTGAGGGAAGGGTGCAGGTATCACCCTTTTGTGCGACTGCTTGCTAGCTTCTCTCTGTTGGAATTTTCtagcacaagaggtgc contains:
- the LOC138885822 gene encoding uncharacterized protein, producing the protein MDALREMPGYAKMMKDLMSRKFDFQDISTVTLTQTYSAVVTRPMAQKMSDPGSFTIPCTIGSYAFAKALCDLGASINLMSLAMYTKLGIGRARPTSMLLQLADHTVKRPTGILDDVLVQVGKFVFPADFVILDCQQSMRRPSEYANYSLMEAVDVILQEDDVTLTVKDPLEACLTNLEEMDGEGLAEWVMALEGRGFWTREPQFESLELEKSATPPAKPSIEEPPKLELKPLLDHLRYVFLGPDSTLPIIISSDLLDVQVEQLLRVLQESKTDIG